A DNA window from Arachis duranensis cultivar V14167 chromosome 3, aradu.V14167.gnm2.J7QH, whole genome shotgun sequence contains the following coding sequences:
- the LOC107481146 gene encoding uncharacterized protein LOC107481146 has translation MASVDVLSQWVDVTVLGEEPLVDAEFITHLRTHYRLCTSEEDEPKYELIIPGPEDRVCFGRVDEAAPHFFFMYECMITRLGVFLPFSDFEISVLHHCRVAPTQLHPNSWGFLKIYQFISHALDFPTSLRIFFFLFHMTKPFSGLNNKQQWVSFRAIQGRRIFTLFDESFHDFKNYFFKVQAVEGHHPFFLDEHSSPRFPLCWLPSSPCVKYGPDDLDEVEAAIAGFFREAWGRAPYLDTRKILQGTPTFVQSQLDMARKNAQEAFQRVQEAKAKSRARAGGARAITSPPPPPPPPKTTGTPSQPLIISSSSLSRPLPSAQLLSEPEKKKRKTSESGSSLDGGVKADALAFVRKNIYPYISMDDASVRNHLTALAEESFRAAGVCGKLLDIF, from the exons atggctTCCGTAGACGttctttctcagtgggttgATGTTACAGTCCTTGGGGAGGAACCGTTGGTCGATGCTGAGTTTATCACTCACCTTCGTACTCATTACAGGCTCTGTACTTCGGAGGAGGACGAGCCAAAATATGAACTGATAATCCCGGGTCCGGAAGACCGGGTCTGTTTTGGGAGAGTTGATGaggcggcccctcattttttctttatgtatgaatgtatgatcacccgcttgggtgtttttcttcctttctcggATTTCGAGATATCTGTTTTGCACCACTGTAGAGTTGCCCCTACTCAACTTCACCctaattcttggggttttttaAAGATCTATCAGTTTATTAGCCACGCTCTGGActttccgacctctttgaggattttcttctttctttttcatatgaccaagccctttagtgggctaaacaacaaacagcaatgggtatccttccgagccatacaaggtcggaggattttcacccttttcgacgaatcttttcatgacttcaaaaactactttttcaaagttcaagccgtagaaggtcaccacccctttttcctggatgaGCATTCCTCCCCTCGCTTTCCCCTTTGTTGGTTGCCGTCTTCCCCTTGTGTAAAGTATGGTCCAGATGACCTTGATGAGGTGGAGGCAGCCATTGCGGGGTTTTTCCGAGAagcgtgggggagggccccGTACTTGGATACCAGGAAAATCCTCCAGGGAACGCCGACTTTTGTTCAATCTCAACTAG ATATGGCAAGGAAGAATGCTCAGGAGGCTTTCCAGCGAGTGCAGGAGGCTAAAGCGAAGTCCCGGGCTAGAGCTGGTGGTGCCCGGGCGATCacctctcctcctcctcctcctcctcctcctaagACTACGGGCACTCCCTCTCAACCCCTTATAATTTCTTCCTCAAGTTTGTCTCGACCACTCCCTTCTGCCCAACTACTCTCCGAGCCAgaaaagaagaagcgcaagacttcggagtctggctcttctttggatggtggggttaaggcggatgctcttgcattcgtccgaaagaacatctatcctTACATAAGCATGGATGATGCTTCTGTTCGGAACCACCTCACCGCTCTGGCCGAGGAAAGTTTTAGGGCGGCGGGTGTTTGTGGCAAACTTTTGGACATTTTTTAG
- the LOC107481368 gene encoding uncharacterized protein LOC107481368, translated as MGGDNLKFLCSYDGKILPRYPDGKLRYLGGHTRLLSLPRSTAFSELLVKLGDLCGSPVTHLRCQLPTEDLDALVSITSDEDLANLLEEYDRVSSSKIRLFLSYSSPAKTTPSSSSSSSSSSSTSSFRAQMCTGTKKSAVTARNSAFPCYGYRVPGNAGGVVYLVNNCNHWH; from the exons ATGGGCGGCGACAACCTCAAGTTCCTCTGCAGCTACGACGGTAAAATCCTCCCCCGCTATCCCGACGGCAAGCTCCGCTACCTGGGCGGCCACACCCGCCTCCTCTCCCTCCCTCGCTCCACTGCCTTCTCCG AGCTGCTTGTGAAGCTGGGAGACCTGTGCGGTTCCCCCGTCACTCACCTCCGCTGCCAACTACCTACGGAGGACCTCGACGCCTTGGTCTCCATCACTTCCGATGAGGATCTCGCTAACCTTCTCGAGGAATACGACCGCGTTTCATCTTCCAAGATCAGGCTCTTCCTTTCCTATTCATCCCCCGCCAAAACTACGCcatcctcctcttcctcttcttcttcctcctcctcgaCGTCGTCGTTTCGCGCCCAAATGTGTACCGGAACCAAGAAATCCGCTGTCACTGCGAGAAATTCCGCTTTCCCCTGCTATGGTTACCGTGTCCCGGGAAACGCCGGTGGTGTTGTTTACCTCGTAAACAACTGCAACCACTGGCACTAG
- the LOC107481145 gene encoding uncharacterized protein LOC107481145 yields the protein MSNKSETQNPRIIDSDQEDDLIVLAYEDVSEGIQACTRSLSGRIFSDRIFSVGTMEGALYAIWNKPEGFRVVEKSRNQFQFFFENDSDVIRIERGSPWLFKSYVIHVRRWKQSINMEDNHISSFPVWAQFWGLPEQYKTLEVGRKLGGRLGQIEDVALFEVRGKDTRIVKAKVELNGDKRVRDTLKLLDPNQKMLEIGVRYERIGVFCTYCVKLGHESKNCQCFIDDSAQNNIKEDKVGEWLKADQVGRRLTEKRASFNPNQPRDGSIPAQPKKKSPPAWLFDSFSKMSVQDDQKKQNNEKIDANSGSREENEGESENIGTATDTNSSSNALLEISYPMNNVQHNNNVISKLKKENKKPNLKQLARKSVIGFKRRSGGNGTEEISKKICLNDIVSDAMTVEGASLQVAPKAI from the coding sequence ATGAGCAACAAATCAGAGACACAAAACCCTCGTATAATTGATAGTGATCAGGAGGATGACTTGATCGTTTTAGCTTATGAAGATGTTTCTGAAGGAATTCAAGCCTGTACACGGAGCCTGTCTGGAAGGATTTTTTCAGATCGGATCTTTTCCGTAGGTACCATGGAAGGAGCTCTCTATGCAATATGGAATAAACCAGAAGGATTCAGAGTAGTCGAAAAATCCAGGAACcagtttcaatttttctttgagaatGACTCTGATGTGATTCGAATTGAGAGAGGTTCACCTTGGTTATTCAAGAGTTATGTTATTCATGTTCGTAGATGGAAGCAGTCAATAAACATGGAGGATAATCACATCTCTTCTTTTCCTGTATGGGCACAATTTTGGGGATTGCCTGAACAATACAAAACACTTGAGGTTGGACGAAAATTGGGTGGGAGACTTGGTCAAATTGAAGATGTTGCTCTATTTGAAGTTAGAGGCAAAGATACACGCATAGTGAAGGCTAAAGTCGAACTGAACGGTGATAAAAGAGTGAGAGATACACTGAAACTGCTTGATCCTAATCAGAAAATGCTGGAAATTGGAGTACGCTATGAACGTATAGGTGTGTTCTGTACTTATTGTGTAAAATTGGGGCATGAATCTAAGAACTGCCAATGTTTTATTGATGATTCTGCCCAAAACAATATCAAGGAAGATAAAGTTGGTGAATGGCTTAAGGCAGATCAAGTCGGTAGGCGTTTAACTGAAAAGAGAGCTTCCTTCAATCCTAACCAACCTCGGGATGGTTCTATTCCAGCTCAACCAAAGAAAAAATCTCCACCTGCTTGGCTTTTTGATAGTTTCTCAAAAATGAGTGTGCAAGATGATCAGAAAAAacagaataatgaaaaaattgatGCCAATTCGGGTTCTAGAGAAGAAAATGAGGGTGAATCAGAAAACATAGGTACGGCTACTgatactaattcttcttctaatgCTTTATTGGAGATATCCTATCCCATGAATAATGTCCAACACAATAACAACGTCATATCCAAGCTTAAAAAGGAGAATAAAAAGCCAAACCTGAAACAACTTGCCAGAAAGTCTGTGATAGGTTTCAAACGGAGGAGTGGAGGTAATGGTACTGAagaaatttcaaagaaaatttgTCTCAATGATATTGTCTCTGATGCTATGACGGTGGAGGGTGCCAGCCTTCAAGTGGCACCCAAAGCAATATGA
- the LOC107481144 gene encoding uncharacterized protein LOC107481144, whose translation MEEVKRATFSIHPVTMEEVKRATFSIHPQSAPGDDGMTAKFFQSFWNILSGDVFRAVKSFFSGGRILKGFNHTQICLIPKISDAKDMTQVRPISLSSVFYKIISKVFVHRLQGMMNRLISPMQSAFIKGILISDNILIAHECMHYLKNKKRGLENEMALKLDMSKAYDRVEWHFLWFILEKFGFDSRWIMWISISGQRVNLNKSAVFFSHNTPSTTRTLLANSMNINHIGAQDKYLGLPSTVSKSKKASFSIIKEKVRKRIQGWKRNLLSSGGRHVLLKAVGEAIPIYTLSCFKLPDSLISEIHSLLSQFWWGQKGSERRMAWISWDTMTRPRKEGGLGFKDLRIQNLALLGKQFWRLVTQPTSLLSKILRGKYFSNGNAITAEIGVLPSWGWRSILEGRKIVEKGLNWAVGTGENIRTFEDPWLPPPYPLKIYNMPNRQAISELVPRVKDLITEDRNWNQNLIQELFPQDVANRILSVKIQQSRDKLQWDLNKSKQYDTVSGYRIGYLFYHPPLELCPNYMQQKKPWIDP comes from the coding sequence ATGGAGGAAGTGAAACGTGCAACATTTAGCATTCATCCCGTGACTATGGAGGAAGTGAAACGTGCGACATTTAGCATTCATCCTCAAAGTGCTCCAGGAGATGATGGTATGAcagcaaaattttttcaaagctTTTGGAACATACTTAGTGGTGATGTGTTTCGAGCAGTTAAGAGCTTCTTTTCAGGGGGCAGAATTTTGAAGGGTTTTAATCACACTCAGATCTGTCTTATTCCCAAGATTTCTGATGCTAAAGATATGACTCAGGTAAGACCAATAAGCCTATCTTCAGTCTTTTATAAGATTATCTCCAAAGTATTTGTACATAGACTTCAGGGTATGATGAATAGACTAATTAGCCCTATGCAGAGTGCTTTTATTAAAGGCATATTAATCTCTGATAATATCCTAATTGCTCACGAGTGTATGCATTacttgaagaacaaaaaaagggGACTCGAAAATGAAATGGCGCTAAAACTAGATATGAGTAAGGCATATGATAGGGTGGAATGGCACTTTCTTTGGTTTATATTGGAGAAGTTTGGTTTTGACTCCCGGTGGATCATGTGGATTAGCATCAGTGGCCAGAGGGTAAATCTTAATAAATCTGCTGTATTCTTTAGCCACAACACTCCATCCACTACTCGTACACTACTGGCTAACTCTATGAATATTAATCATATTGGGGCTCAGGATAAATACCTTGGTTTGCCTTCTACAGTCTCTAAATCGAAAAAGGCTTCTTTTAGTATAATCAAAGAAAAGGTTCGGAAAAGAATCCAAGGGTGGAAGCGCAATCTTCTATCGTCAGGTGGTAGACACGTATTGCTTAAGGCAGTGGGAGAAGCTATTCCTATTTATACATTGTCTTGCTTCAAGTTACCTGATAGTTTAATCTCGGAAATTCACTCTCTACTTTCTCAATTCTGGTGGGGACAAAAAGGTTCTGAAAGGCGGATGGCTTGGATTAGCTGGGACACTATGACTCGCCCACGAAAAGAAGGAGGCCTTGGATTTAAAGATCTCAGAATCCAAAATCTGGCGCTTTTAGGCAAACAGTTTTGGCGACTTGTAACACAGCCTACTTCCTTATTATCCAAAATCCTAAGAGGTAAATACTTTAGTAATGGTAATGCTATAACGGCAGAAATTGGAGTCTTACCTTCTTGGGGATGGAGGAGCATACTGGAAGGGCGAAAGATTGTTGAAAAAGGTCTTAATTGGGCTGTGGGTACTGGAGAGAATATCCGAACCTTTGAGGATCCTTGGCTGCCTCCTCCGTATCCTTTAAAGATTTATAACATGCCAAATAGACAAGCTATCTCTGAGTTGGTTCCAAGAGTTAAAGATCTAATTACTGAAGATAGGAATTGGAATCAGAATCTTATTCAAGAATTATTTCCTCAAGACGTTGCAAACAGAATTTTGTCAGTTAAAATTCAGCAGAGTAGGGATAAATTGCAATGGGATTTGAACAAATCCAAGCAATATGATACAGTTTCAGGTTACAGAATTGGCTATTTATTTTACCATCCGCCTCTGGAGCTTTGCCCTAATTATATGCAACAGAAAAAGCCGTGGATTGATCCCTAA